The Drosophila sechellia strain sech25 chromosome 2R, ASM438219v1, whole genome shotgun sequence nucleotide sequence TTTTTTGACAACAATGGCGTCGGCGGCCATTTTGTTTGCACTCGACACCGCCGACAcccgaaaagtatgcaacactcTGCCGCTGAGTGCCACTGGTGGCTCAATAATGCTGTTTGCACGGATCATTTGGGCTTCGGCGGGCGTAGTTCGCTGCTAAGCTGCAGAGTTTAATAACTAAATTGACTTGGTTCTGGCCTGGCTGTGGCATTCCCTTGGTATTTGTCTTGCGGCTCCTGCCGCACAGCCCCTTGCCccttgccacttgccacttgctccgccagttgccaattgTTTTCCCATTGTAAGCCCTTCTTTGTTGGCGGCTTTATTGCTCGCCCGGCGGAACAAAAAGGTTTGTTTACCGCCAAGGCAAACATCTGCGCGAACACCTTTGTGCGACTTTAACACTCCGCTTGGCTTGCTTGGCGGCTTAGACTCCTGATTGAGGATTACCGGAAAGTTAATGACTCCATTGACACTGATTTCCCCTACTTAATAGGTTCAACTTTGGAGACAGCTTTTGAGCCACTTAATTGAAAGTGATGTGCAGTCTCTTAAAGTTTATGGCACGaaaaaaatgcttaaaaatacatttaggGAAGTTCAACCAAGTATGCCAACAAGAACCACTTTCTTGGAATTTATATTAACAAGCCATACAATGGAATACAAGTATACTAACTAGTGCCATTAGTTTTTCTTGCTATATGTTTTACCTATTTTCTCTCTTGCCCTGAGATATGATATTCTTGAAAGAAGCTTCTTTCTTCTGAGCCTGAATCCTTGAAGCGCAAACAAACTTCCGCATACCATTTACTACTGCATCCTACTACTTCATTTTCTGGCTGCTCCTTTGAGTCCGCATTCCATATGGGCGGCACATGCATGTCGCACAGATCCGAAGGGAGTCAGAGAAAAGTGAGTGGGATTACCTCTTTTCTTGAGATAACCTTTGACTGTGCAACCGACTGTGAAAAATCCCATTTCCAGCGGTAACTCTGCGATGTGCAACTTGCTCCCCGGCTCTTTGTGTGCGTCGTTCATAAGTTAATTACGTCAGCGACTGCAGCGGATGGCAGGCTGTTGGGATACCGGGATGCTGGGATGTCCGGATGTTCCAGTTGCTCCGGCAACtagcaactggcaactggcaagGACAACATCAGTGGGGCAAATTGGATTTGCGCTGCACTCGCAGCTCCGAAATCGCACAGTCCCTTTGAGTCGGCATACGGCCACCATTAAATGCACTCGTGGATACTAATTAGCCGCACGTTCCCATCTATTTGTTGCAGATAAAAATCGGATGAACAGCCCGGCCCTGGGAGGAGCCGGCGGCAGTGGCGGTGACAAGAAGGGCTCCAGCCTCGTGGACGCCGTGGATGTGGCCACCACCAGTGCGGAGGCCAAGCTGAAGCCGCGTTCCAGGTGAGTGCAACACGCGCCTGCTCATTCGGATGGAGTCCCTGGCCAGATCCGGTTCCCGCCTGTCCGCCCCCCTGCTGACCACTTCCACCTGCTTCCATTCCAGATCGCTCATACGCCGTGCATCACGCAAGACCAAGCAGCAAATCAACAACGCATCCGACGACTGCAACGTGCAGTAAACCATTATTTTGGCCGCCAGCGCCGCGCTTAATTATGTTATTTAGTTATTACGAGCATGTTGCCACAATGTGAATTAATAATGGACGCCAGTTAATTAGCGTGCATAAACAAGTGGCGCCGTATTTATGTTCGGTGCACTGAGCTGATTATTCTGATAAAGCTACCCAGCTCGCAAAAACCACTTGCTCAAGGGCACAAAAATTTCGATGAATTTGGCACTCGGCAAAACATTTTATAGTTTGTAAGCACCAGAGCTTCGAAACGATGCCGTCATGACACTGGCCTCAGTCTATAGATATTTCGTAAGCAACTCTGATTAGgtaaatttatatttgattATGAATAGATTTTCTAGCCTATAAGTCgcgaatcaaatcaaatttctTTAACAATACTCATACCTATAGCAAAGGCAAACAATTCTGCGACATTTTAATCCAGTGTCATCGCGGCATAGGAGATAAGGGATTATTCCGACACTGAGCTGACTTGCGAGGCATTGTGCACACAAATCGATTTGAGTTGCGGTCATTAAGGTTGGAAGGGACCaggtttatttaaatttaaaattaacttttatacgacaaacaatttcaattttcgcaAACTTCAGTAGAGCTCTAGGTGCCcgatttgaatttaatttggaTTTCTCCCACGGGAGAAGGCATTTGAAGACTCGTAGTGCCGTTCTCCTCGAAAGGAGTTCCTTTTGATGGCAAAATAATAGCTCAACGCGACTGAGTTCGAGGTTTTTCGTGGCAGGACTAAGTTAAATGCGTTTTCGACTGGCGGATTGTCATATTGTGACAGGTGGCATAGCCTAAGGTACAATCTAGGATACTAATTTATGAATCTCTATCTGCACCCTTTGCCGACACCATGGTTAATATTTGAACGTTCCGTGTACACATCTATATATTAATGCAGCTCCGATAAGGATGTTTGCTTATATTGGCCTGAGCCGAACTTGCTCCTTTCGAGTCCGCGAATCCGAAAGGAATCGCAAGTTTTGCGGAAGTAAGGCAATTTCGCGGGATTCTCCGCGGCTCCAGCCACGTAAAATAACAAGAACTTTGGCAGAGAGCACCGAGCAAATTAACATGCAAAAAACgtaattgtaaaataaatttggtGGAGGGGGAGAGAGGAGGAGAGGAGGGTGCCGAGTGCTTATCAAGGATAATACAGGGTGAACTTCTTATGCCAAAACGCCAAAATGCCAAATCAAATAGCCCACAATGCACATCCTGTTCGCAGGAGGCTTGCGGCAGCGAATAATCGGTAAATCTGTTTTTAATACGCAACTTGTATCCTTTGTAACAAGTTACACTTGCATCTGGGTGGGTTGTGCGTGGGTGTGCTCGCCAGTGTGTGATAAGAGAGTCCTTTGTGTTTGTTCACCGGAATGTGCTTAGCAataagatttatttaaaagacTACGTTTAGGCGGTACCGAGTACGGCGGAGATATCTAAAGGATCTGTAAATGGATGAAATACGGCATATGCAAAGTGAATTGTGATTAAACCAAATACATCTAGacacacgtgtgtgtgtggcactGTGTGCGAGCTGAAAAATGCATGCAAACAATGCACCCAGTGATTGCAGTAATGGATTCCAGCTACTGCAAACACCTGGGCAGGGTCAGAGGCGTCTGAATGCCCCCAAAATCGAATTGAGTATTGTATTCGTCCAAGGAGGATTGTAGTTATACATGCATACTTATGTGCGGCATTATAAACTGCTTACAGAACAGTTACATACGGATACATTTAGTACACATAGTCAGTACCTAAACAAGTTTGTGTGTACAGTTTGGATGTTCGTTTTATAAGTAATACGTTGTTTATACATTGTTACTAGGTGTAGTTATTGACAACAAATCTGCTGACTAGTCGTCGCCACTCGCGTATATCATGAACCAATGGGAACACAAGGGTGCGGAGGCTTCCACCCTATCCGCCCTATCGACGAGGGACCGCGAGATGCTCGATATCTTATCCGACCTACCcgattttaaataaacatattcgTCTACGTAGTTCGATTGATTGAGCGCACTTACACTTACCTACTCTACTGAATCGAAGGATCGTGGCCCATGGACTACACGTAGTCTAGGCAAACCCAAATTAACTCTCTAagtgtgcgtatgtgtgtaATGTACTTGTaactaattgaatttcaattcaaattgaattattgACAATTGTATTAGCCAGTTAAAATAAACCACAATGCGTCCCAGGCATCGGtgtttgaaaatgtttgaTTCCCCTGCATAATGGATTCCGACTCGTTTCGCATTCCGTTTCCATCGCACCAAGGGACCACGGGACCACGGGATCCGGACTCGGATCCGAATCGCCCTGCCCACCGGCGGCTACCAGCCTGGAAAATGGCACAGTGAGCAGTTTGCACtaaatcaattaaaactaGAGCAGCACCGACCGCAGCATCCATTAAAAGTAACTAATGGAATTTCATTCGAATTATATATTGCGATTCCCATAAATTCTGCAATTGCGTAAATGCCGATTGCCGGCTTAAAGCAACcgggctgctgctgatttgaAATTTGCATATGCATATGGGCGGTGGGGTGTTGCATGTCGGGATGGGGCATCTGGGGGCTTGCGAGGAGCAAGCCGTTTTGGCGGTCGCGGCAAACAATAAACAGCTTTGCTAATGAGCTTGCATTATGCGCAATTCTGAATGCAATTTACTGTGCCATtgattttgcaataaattGGCTTAGGCCGTGCGCTCCGCTCGGATCGGAAAATTGCGGGAAACCCCAATTTCCCGCTGGCACGTTTGAGCTTAGAATTATGTTCTTAGAACGGCTTaatgcaaatttcaaattcaaattgcgACGGAAGTGCGGCGCCACCTGGCGGTTACCACGAGCGCGTTCAAACGGCGCCCTCTTGCGGAAATCCCGTGAGCAAAACAGCTGTTTCCAGTCGCTGGTCTTTTTTAGCACATTTATCCATGCTGCGGCGTTGTTTTGGAATGGCCATGAAATATATTGGTAACTTAAGAGAAATAAGCTCCTGCAGCCTCGACTAGCTAACACCTGGCCATGCTCCACAGACATTGGGGCCAACCTGACGGACCCCATGTTCCAGGGCTGCTACGGCGAAACCCAGAAGCACGAGCCCGACCTGCACATCGTCTTGGAGCGCGCGTGGCAACAGGGCCTGCAGAAGATCATCGTCACCGCCGGCTGCCTGAAGGACGTGGATGAGGCACTGGAACTGGCCTCCAAGGATGGTAAGCTGGCATTAAGGATGTTCTCTTTGCACTTTGAGCTATAAATTGCGAATCTCCATTGCGCGTCCCTTTTAATTTCATGATTGAGAATCTTGTGTTTCGTTAGACCTTCTGCTGAATgtccatttttattttactcaACATTCATAGTATTACGAATGTTTTATATCTATTATAAGCTCCCAATTTACAAGTGCTTTTCCTCGACAGAGCGCATCTACACGACAGTGGGCACACATCCCACACGGTGTGAGGAATTCGTATCGGACCCAGAGGGCTACTACGACCAGTTGCGATCCAGTATCAAGGCAAATCGCACCAAGGTGCTGGCCGTTGGGGAATGTGGTCTGGACTACGATCGCTTGCAGTTCTGCGGTCAGGAAACCCAGCGTCTGTACTTCGAGAAGCAGCTAGACCTAGCGGCCGAGTTTAAACTGCCTCTCTTTCTGCACATGAGAAATGCTGCTGAGGATTTCATGAGCATCTTGGAAAGAAATCGCGATAAGATCGAGGAGTGCGGCGGCGGAGTGGTGCACAGCTTTACAGGAACTTTGGAGGAGGCCCAGCGCATCCTAGCCTTCGGTGGTCTTTACATAGGCCTCAATGGGTGCTCCCTGAAGACGGAAGAAAACGCAGAAGTGGTGCGCAAGCTGCCCAACAACAGGATAATGCTAGAAACCGACTGCCCGTGGTGTGGCATACGACCCTCGCATGCAGGACACAAGCACGTGACCACCAAGTTTCCCACCGTCAAGAAGAAAGAGAAATGGACAGCCGAAACCCTAATAGACGGACGCTGTGAGCCTTGTCAAATCAGGTGAATATGGATAATACCTTTCCCCCAAATGTGCAGATAATATTAAAACTTTGTCTTCCGTTTTAGCCAAGTTTTGGAGTCCATTGCTGGAATCAAACAGGAGCCCAAAGAAAAGCTGGCTGCGTTATACTACCAAAACACATTGGACTTGTTCTTCGGCACAGCAGAGAGTAAAGAATAAAACAACATGCATTTACATTCAATGcgtttacatttattttattattgtttctcGCGTctaaatgcaaatgaattCAAAAATACGCATTACAACTTTGATTTGTTAGGTTACATCGGTTTGGTTTCTTCGATCTGCAGTTAACACAGATCCACTTTTGGATTTAGGATTAACAATTAGATGTGTAAATAATTGTTGCATATGGCTAAGTTTATTAACGTTCGTGATTTCGCACTGCTATGTGGTGAATATAAAATGGATcgcccaaaaaaataaatgtatttcttTCGACTCGAACTTGTATATTCTCTCTGGAGTCTATTCTAAACTCTAATAGAGTGTCATAGCTTAATTATTGCCACGTTTTTGGTTACGAGTTTGCCAATATTCATCGATTATTGGTGAAGCCTTGAAAAGCctatatacaaaatattttgtaaatatttaaaaagtcTATCAACTATAAGTAGTACGCTTGTAGGTATTAAAAGGTTCGAATTCGGGGGATAGGAAATATGTTTACCTTATGGGCATGCTACAATCAGATCTCCGTTGAAGTTAAAGTGTAAAACAACCAAGATCTGAAgctaaaaaattgcattttgttaTACGTTTGATGAACTGATATGAATACAAATGATATTGATAGTATTTAACATTAAGACGGGATTCACTCGGGATGCATTTAAAATGGCAATAAAAGATTCAGTCCAATGGaaatgatatgatatgaaCATGTTCATATAGCACTTCAAGATGGTGCGAAATATTCTGGGGAAGACTGATCTCCAACGTTCCCCTTTCCGCTTGGCAGTAGATAGTTATAGTTCTTAAAAGCAGATCCAATTGCGTTACTTCTTTTTCTTTGTAGATTCTTGTAAAGTTACAGTGGGATACCGAGTATTTTGTTAACGCGTTAACTCTATTTATTCAATACAATGTTTTATGGGTTATATTTGAAATTACGCTCAGACATGGCCCAATTGACTTGCAGTTGACagtttacaaaaaaaaaaaatattacaaaagtAAAAAATACTCAAAACATGTACGATAAATTCCATTTATTAGGCGTCAGATTAGTTTCGAGTGTTTGTTAAACTCATAttcgtatgtatgtacataaataagcaagggaaattataaatacaggaaatacataaacataaaatatCTTCAAACAGAAGTTCTCTAAAGATAAATTCGAGTTGCagatataaataaacatacgAGTGCTAACTGTCTTCCATATTGTATTCACTTAACAGCGAAAGCCTTTCGACACATTTTTGGGATACAGGAAATCAAGAAAGGTATTGATTAGTTCGAGTTAAGCTTAATGCTCCTGTTAAATATCGTATATCGAATATATTGTGTATCGTAATCATATGTATTTAAGTTGTATGCTGTGTTTCGAGTTTTCAGTTTCAAACCAAACTCTGCAGAGCCCTGCAATCGAGCAGGCGTCGGGCCTCATGATTATTCATAGATTAATTATAATGGTAATAAATATGCTGCTTCGCTTAGCCTATAGGTTAATTCAATGTATCTTGGGAGCGCTGCGATCGTTGATCTTCTGGTTACGCTTTAAGGTGGCTCCGCGCTTGATTTGATCCATCAGCGATTCGTGACAGATGCGAGGGTCCGGCTGAAAGAGTCCAGAAAGAGCGGATTAGAGGGGCACTTGGCTGGCAAAACCTTAGGTTATCTATCGTTAGATCGGAGAGCAGTTAGTTGGCAGAACGTGGCACTGAGTGGATTAGCTGCCAGCTGGCTTAGTAGGCTTCAAACGAACGAGAACGACTAGGAACGAACAAAATACCTTAGCACTTAGCACTGATCTTCGCAAGTGTCATTGGTGGTTGTGCTGTTGTTGGGATAGGTGGGTGGTCTACGGTATTGCGCACTGGGTCGCGATAGTTTTTGCGGATTTTGATACATCTAATAGCCATGGTGCCATGGACAGAGCATAGAGAGTGTTGGCAATCGGGTGAGTTGCTGTCGAAGTGCACTACTTACCAGGGCCTTGCTGTTGATGAGATTTCGCACGGCAAATGCTCGTCCAGACATTCCCTGCTTCGCCAGCTTCGCGTTGAGATTCTCGAGGAATTCGGCCTTGGTTTTGGCCCGAATACTGCCAGTCTTTTCGATATTTGTGCTTGTGGCATAGTCTATGGATATGCGTTGTCGATACGGGTACCAATTCGGGTGCATAAAAGAAAATGGTAAGCAAACATGATCGATCAATGGTGGTGTGGATGTTGGCTGGCGCAGAAGTGGTTAATATGGTGGTCAAtccaaatggaaatgcaaaataaaagtCAACAATTGTTGGTAAGAGTTCGACTCGATGATGATTGATGATTGGAAAGATTGGAATGAAAGTTCACTGCGGATCGAGCTACGGCGGAAACTGAAATCCCATGTTGACCCGATAGTTTCCAGACGCACTTGACACAATCTCAATCAGGTTAATTGGCAACAATTTCCAAACGAAAACTCAAACTCAAacgaaacaaaagcaaaagaacATATGCAGCATGCGCCAAAGGAAAACTTAGAGCTAACATCAAATCAAAATTGTATGGCCTCAATCGAGCGAAATAGAAAATCAGCAAAACAATAATATACAACAATCAGCGCGCTCATTCCTTGCAATAAAATCATACGTAATGAAATCAAACCAActcaaatcgaatcgaatggaatCAATTCAAATCCAGCTCGCGCTCTTACTTGGATGATGTGCCTGggaatgggcatgggcatTGTGGTTATAGTAGGCAGCGCCGCCGTTGCTATTGCTCCCGGCATCGCGATAgtagtgctgctgctgagcctgctgctgctggtgatggTGGCCGCCACGCGAGGTTGTGGCATAAATGCTGGCCAAGGACCCAGTAACGGGCGAGCCGCACGTGGGCGAGGCCGAGGGCGAGTGAAACTTGACGGCCGTTGTCTGTATGAATGGATTCGTGGAGACGAATATCTTTTGCTGCACACTTGAGTGGCGTGAAGGAATGGGCGGCTGGCGTTGCtggtgttgttggtgttgctggtgctgctgttgttgctgatgctgatgctgctgctgcagctgatgttgctggtgttgctgctgctccgccaagtgctgctgctgtgcagCTCTAAGCTTCTGCTGGGGCAGCGGCAACTGCGGACGCTGACCTAAGTGTCCAGTGCCGTTGCCAATGCCCATGCCTGCCGGCTGTtgatactgctgctgctgcaaccgctgctgctgctgctgcatcatATTCTTGGGCAGCGTGGCCGTGGACGAGGCTGCTGCATAGGCGCTCGAGTGAGACGCGTTCTGGCCAGTGGGCGGACGGGCCATCTTCTTTGGCATCGTGGCCGATGCACCGGCGGCGTAAATGGGCGGCGGTGGGGGATCCTCCAGAGGAGGCGGACAGGTgtagtgctgctgctgcggcggctgGTGGTGCTGATGGGAATGAGTCTGTCTCATGTTCGGCGATTGCGCAGCTGCTGGATTTTTGGTAAACGAACTTGAATAGATGGCCATGTCTTTGCTGTTAGCAACTGCTGCATTCGGCGGCTGAGGTGGCTGATAATGCGAATTGGCCGAGCCAGGAGCCGCTGCCGTTGTCGGtggggatgcggatgcggatgaaGAGTTCGAGAATGAGCTGACTTTGGAGAGCAACGATGATGTGGATGAAGACAGGGGAAAGTGCGGTAATGCATTGAAAGAGGTGGTCGGTGTTAGAATGGACGGTTTAGTGCTGCTGTTGGCCGCATGAGCCGATGACATTGCTGATGATGAGGTGCCGAAACTAGCGTAAATTCtatgctgttgctggtgctgcagCTGGATTTGTTCAGATTTACCGTCatagtgttgctgctgttgcggctgCGACATGGACAGGCCACTCCGCATGTAGATCGACTCTCCTCCGGGCGCCTGCTGGTTGCCGTAGATCCCCTCgacgtgctgctgctgctgtttgccGCTGAGTCGTGCATTGAGCTGTGCAATTAGGTTCGGATTCGCCTTTGGCTGTGTCGGTGGCAGTGGGTGAGCATGTCCGTTGGGACTGGGGCTGCTGGTGCGGAAGCTGGACATGCTGTTGAGCAGTTTGGGCTGGGCGTATATGCCGCCGCCACCTCCTCCGCCCGCGGCTGGTGATGAGGTGCGGAACGTCTGGTCGTGAATGTGTGTCAGTGATGGTGTGGTTGTGGCATGAGAGAAACGAGAGGAAGACGGGCACAAATTAAAAGTTAGCCAAAGCACGACCAAAGCTAAGCACTAGAGTAATCTATGACTATGGCATTACAACTAAGCTGGAAGGAGGGCAGTCGTGTTAGGCCAGAGAGGCGCTCCCAAAGACGGTTGTTAGTCTTGGTTAGTAGCCCGCGAGATATCCGCTGGTCACTTACGGCATCGACTTGGTAGACAGGCGGTGGCTGTGGctgatgcagatgcagatgctgatgttgctgctggtgggtAAAGCGTTGCTGGTTGGCCATCTGCTGACCGCCGGGCTGTTGGCCGCTGGCCAAGGCCTGGGCATAGGCGTGCAGATCCAAGTAAGAGTCGTAGTATACGGTCAGGTCCTCATTGAGGGGGGAGTTGTGCGCAGACTACGTGGGGGATTGGGGTTTCGGTTTGTGTGTGGTAGTGGTGAAGCAAACGTAAgttgaaataaaatgaaatcatAAGTTATAGAAGAAGATGACTAAATTTGAAGGTGGCTCTAGACTCGTGCACTAGTTAGACCCAATGAATTTAACCTAACTCTCACGGCTAACTATAGTATACTGGCTTTTTTTGGGGAGTAAATGTCGAGTCTCCCAATTCGTATTTCTATGCCCAATGAGCTCAAAGTATAGCtacatttatacaatttggcaCGTAATATTTTATCACCTCCAAGATATTGAACAGAAGAAAATGACAAATAGTGCTGGCACTAGAAAATGTATGGAACAAGGCTTTAAAGGCATTAAAAATCTATTGTTTTAACTTGGGCAAAGCAACTAGAATCCCACAGTTTACGATTAGTGATAAGCAAATGGATACTGTGAAACTCAAGACTTCTATAGATCATTGTAGCTTTCAAGTTTTTAGCCAGATATATGAATTTTCTAAGTAAAGCCAAAAACATATGCAATCTGACTGCTAAAATTGTTAGTCAGAAGCATAAACTACACATTGGTAGTAACCAATTGGGTTGCAAACTCAAATAGCCAGGTGAGAGTAGGAATTCAAACATTTTGGTACAGATGGGAACGGGAGGCGAACCGAGCACACACCTGCAATAggggttgctgctgctgcacctgttgctgctgaagctgctgctgctgctgttgctgctgcatgcGTCTGAGGGACACAGGTGATGCTGGCTGGTGCCGCATGGCTGCCAGGGCTCTTACCGTCTCCGATACCTTCAGCGCTGAGCTGGGAATCTGGGGCACGGCGTCCAGCATGAatggcggtggcggcggtaAGTGCTCGCTGGAGCTGCTTAGTTGGAGATTCTGCTGCGACAGAGTCGcgtgctgttgttgctgctgcagctgcgtTGCGTAATTAAATCATAAGTTAAAGAATAAAAGCATAGAGGAAACCAAAGAGTGTGTGACCCAGAGTGTGAGCCCAGGCTTAGCGACTAGCTTAGATTAAGTGGCTAACTTAATTGGGTGTAGGTAGTTGAAGGTTTAACTCACCCCGACCGAGGCATTGGGACTGGGGGTCACCGACGAACTGCGTCTGACTGGCGGCGGTGGCTTGGCCTGATTGATGGACGAGCGACGCCCGATGCGCGTGGAGCCACCGCCGGCTGCTCCTCCTGGGAAAAGTAAAAATCATAGTTAGTGGGGCGTCTAAGTCATTTGTTTCTGCTGTTATTCACAGTTATGTACAGTTATCAGTTTATACACTTGGCACACAAAACACAGGACACCATCTAATACCAGTAGTTAGCGATAGACGCAGAGTTAGGATCTGCTGATCGAGAAAGTTATGAACGTTCTGGGTCTGCTGTGAATCATAATGATGACCCTGAAGCGAGTGAAAAAGCATTAGTGGCAGAGATGGCCCTTTCGATACCACTTCATGACGAAAAGACATTTCCCCTAATTCAAGCGATTTCGCAAAGTgcaattttataaaaaaaatttttagttACAATCGATCGAATCTGATTAGTGATTTGGCATTTTAGCAGTTAGTGGCAGTATCATGCGGTTTTTGAGTTGTCTATGGATGATCTGAACTTGATGAACGTGTGACTTGATGGTATGAGCGTAGTGCTTAGCGAGAGAAACCAACTCCAATTTCAAAAAGGTTACCACATCGAActtatagcaaaaataaggAACCCAAAGCCACGTAAAGTTACTTCGGCAAGCACAAAATGATAACAAAGTAGGAACGTTTTCAAAATAAGGaatcaaaaaccaaaaccataaacccaaacaaatcaaaatcaaattgaaacgAAACGAACCCGACAAAGAAGCCGGCCGGGGCGTAATGCACGGCTTCAGATGGGCATTGGCATTGGAAATGCTATTGACGTGGTGGGGATTGGCTGGGGCATTGGAGCACACATATGGATGGGCGGGTGGTCGGTCACTGGCGGGCAACATCGATGGCCGGGCATTTGATGGTGATGAAGTGGTGGCTGGTAATGGTAATGACGATAGCGATGACGATGATAATGGCAAATGGCCGCGAGGTGATGACGGTGACAATGCCATTGTAGGCGTCTTGCACTGCGTGTGATTGGATGTGGCTGTCTGATTTTGGTTTGGCATTCTATGATTTGGATTCGGGTACGGGTCTGTGGATGCTGTTGCGGTTGCAAATGCAGATGCTGATTCTGATGCAGATGCAGTAATATTGGCGGCTTGTTGATTAGTGACATTACAGTTTCTGGTTTGGGGCGACTGTGGTGAGTGTTGCTGTTCTTGTGgtgcttgctgctgctgctgcgtttcttgctgctgttgctgctgctgctgctgcaactgctgttTAACCTTCTGCTTTTGCCTGCGTATTTTAGCATCTAGATCGGCCTTAAAGTCCGACTTTCTCGGCACGACAGGCCTATCGCCCGCAGTGGGAACCGGGCCGTTAAAAATACTCAAGCTGGTGGGCTTGGGGGGCAGCTGGCGCCTTGCAAGTTCTACTGGTGGGCTACTGCCGTCAATATCCTGCTGTTGTGTCTGTGGAAAATGCTGGTCCTGTGGCCTGCTCTGTACCGCCTGCTCACTGGGTGTTTTACCTCTTTGCGGACTGCCGCGTCCGAGgagctgcaactgctgctcaCTGGTGGCGCGAAACGAGGAGAGTCGCTGCTTGGCGGGCGCCACAGTTGCTGTTGGCGGTGGCTGGCCACCGGCAGAGTCCGGCGAGGAGTCCGGCGAACCGGCCAAATTGGCGGGCAACTGCTGCAGCTCGCGCATCTCGTGCAGCTGCAGCGCGTGTGGCTGCGGATCCTTGGTCCGCAGCACTACAATCTCGGAG carries:
- the LOC6607911 gene encoding AF4/FMR2 family member 4 isoform X28, producing MDLSLERDSSALGSLFQQIINDMKNTSPLWEDFVAKAGKLHTCLRAAIQAIAAYLDAFQKIADAATNSRGASKEIGTALTRVCLRHKAVETRLKTFTSAIMDCLVQPLQERIEDWKRTVATIDKDHAKEYKRCRSELKKRSSDTLRLQKKARKGQTDGLQSLMDSHMQDVTLRRAELEEVEKKSLRAAMVEERLRYCSFVHMLQPVVHEECEVMSELGHLQEAMQSIALVTKEPSVLPQASEELIHDAKASINLYPESPGGGSGSQGGGCSNSLGSRKSSVCSISSMNSSGSSNSPGHHHYPRSLSQFVTPAIRLKPGESSDSGFCSSPALTTQTSNATNQTANVSTWPPHSQDGVDTLPPTADRPHTISTAYEKGHQRPPLTVYTFQNPETIHESGSCLNNGTAAPNGQPLSGQATPATQKSPAASLSRPPLPVRCSSLERPLSAQSNHRQGSGNNLLQRQCPSPIPAHITKELSAAHHAQQQQQQNQQPQTPPTYVNMSELATMAALKQTNQQQKPPLQQQSSIDSTSSQHSTDSTGSHQLLQQQHHQSQQNHHSATATRSHSISSTASSLHSHPSIDSTVACGSLVGQHNHSTSTNTNTTSPSSGSSTPQNHYSPLLTNSPTSTAAGTPSGSSLGPGSGLGFVYQVSSPTPPSSEVLKITEQAAAGQDQGPANSVADETDERSRASVLQKASMFEKAAAAAAVSPPAPIQIASGSPASGGGTRRSEAEQQEMDKSFEDSIQALNNLIGELDSFQREIDEGKVKPPSNIISGSTNSNNNNNTTTSSISSSDNNNLPATSNIEPCAISNQTNSSGCGTDISDTTSDELAGEDMDVRRRDRDRDLLGASDSELSRCYVSETSSLTGGLTAGGYENPTFAHFAANANREDAVSLASDSVCLGQPRHAYVDTCSDSGSAVVVIYDHQIPNTPDIEFVKQNSEIVVLRTKDPQPHALQLHEMRELQQLPANLAGSPDSSPDSAGGQPPPTATVAPAKQRLSSFRATSEQQLQLLGRGSPQRGKTPSEQAVQSRPQDQHFPQTQQQDIDGSSPPVELARRQLPPKPTSLSIFNGPVPTAGDRPVVPRKSDFKADLDAKIRRQKQKVKQQLQQQQQQQQQETQQQQQAPQEQQHSPQSPQTRNCNVTNQQAANITASASESASAFATATASTDPYPNPNHRMPNQNQTATSNHTQCKTPTMALSPSSPRGHLPLSSSSLSSLPLPATTSSPSNARPSMLPASDRPPAHPYVCSNAPANPHHVNSISNANAHLKPCITPRPASLSGGAAGGGSTRIGRRSSINQAKPPPPVRRSSSVTPSPNASVGLQQQQQHATLSQQNLQLSSSSEHLPPPPPFMLDAVPQIPSSALKVSETVRALAAMRHQPASPVSLRRMQQQQQQQQLQQQQVQQQQPLLQSAHNSPLNEDLTVYYDSYLDLHAYAQALASGQQPGGQQMANQQRFTHQQQHQHLHLHQPQPPPVYQVDATFRTSSPAAGGGGGGGIYAQPKLLNSMSSFRTSSPSPNGHAHPLPPTQPKANPNLIAQLNARLSGKQQQQHVEGIYGNQQAPGGESIYMRSGLSMSQPQQQQHYDAAQSPNMRQTHSHQHHQPPQQQHYTCPPPLEDPPPPPIYAAGASATMPKKMARPPTGQNASHSSAYAAASSTATLPKNMMQQQQQRLQQQQYQQPAGMGIGNGTGHLGQRPQLPLPQQKLRAAQQQHLAEQQQHQQHQLQQQHQHQQQQQHQQHQQHQQRQPPIPSRHSSVQQKIFVSTNPFIQTTAVKFHSPSASPTCGSPVTGSLASIYATTSRGGHHHQQQQAQQQHYYRDAGSNSNGGAAYYNHNAHAHSQAHHPNYATSTNIEKTGSIRAKTKAEFLENLNAKLAKQGMSGRAFAVRNLINSKALMYQNPQKLSRPSAQYRRPPTYPNNSTTTNDTCEDQC